A genomic window from Methanovulcanius yangii includes:
- the mobB gene encoding molybdopterin-guanine dinucleotide biosynthesis protein B: MKIIHVVGGHNSGKTTFIHKLLPALSNLGTTAVIKHLHSHLYSLEEGKDTTTHYEHGADVVSGIDPEKAVVAIRSGDLPGQLRLLSDMGVEYVIIEGHKTYAYPKVVIGNLEIDNAVLRNPSVDDVSASMEFFADYYSMQGCIHELRRRCPMSEAGCIASFNGIVREFTDDTRTEFLDFPDEYAIHNLCANVQEHMESIPGILGAAVRHQTGILYPGEDITYIAVIARHREEAFSALSTGINRMKSELHDKGMTIDG, translated from the coding sequence ATGAAAATCATCCATGTTGTCGGTGGTCACAACAGCGGAAAGACCACCTTTATCCACAAACTTCTCCCCGCCCTCAGTAATCTCGGTACCACCGCGGTGATAAAACACCTTCATTCCCACCTCTATTCGCTTGAAGAAGGGAAAGATACCACGACACATTATGAACACGGGGCCGACGTTGTCTCCGGCATCGACCCGGAAAAAGCAGTTGTTGCTATACGTAGCGGGGATCTCCCCGGACAACTTCGCCTGCTCAGCGATATGGGAGTGGAATATGTAATTATCGAGGGGCACAAGACCTATGCATACCCCAAGGTCGTCATTGGCAACCTTGAAATCGACAACGCCGTGCTCCGGAATCCATCCGTGGATGATGTCAGTGCATCAATGGAATTCTTTGCCGACTATTATTCGATGCAGGGGTGCATCCACGAACTGCGGCGCAGGTGTCCCATGTCCGAGGCGGGATGCATTGCCTCCTTCAATGGGATTGTACGGGAATTCACCGACGATACACGCACGGAATTTCTCGATTTTCCCGATGAGTATGCAATTCATAACCTCTGTGCCAATGTACAGGAACATATGGAATCCATTCCGGGAATACTTGGGGCCGCTGTCCGACATCAGACCGGCATCCTCTATCCCGGAGAGGACATAACCTATATTGCAGTCATTGCACGGCATAGGGAAGAAGCGTTTTCAGCCCTTTCCACCGGAATAAACCGAATGAAATCAGAATTGCATGACAAAGGCATGACTATTGACGGGTGA
- a CDS encoding saccharopine dehydrogenase family protein encodes MSNVLIIGAGGVGNVVVHKCAQDPETFEEITIASRTRKKCDTIAASVKSRTGVDVATAQVDANDDSEVAFLIRETEADIVINVALPYQDLSIMDACLATGTAYLDTANYEPPEEAKFEYSWQWAYREQFEREGITAILGCGFDPGVTNAYCAYARDMLFDRIHTIDIVDCNDGDHGLPFATNFNPEINIREVTSKGKYWEKGQWIETEPMEIARSIDFPEVGVRTAYLLYHEEEESLVNNIPGLERIRFWMTFSDEYLTHLRVLQNVGMTGIEPVSFEGHEIVPLRFLKAILPDPGSLSEGYSGKTSIGCIFEGEADGEIRRRMIYNVCEHAKAHAEVGAQAVSYTTGVPAATGAALYLNGIWERPGVWNVEEFDTRPFLEEVAKRGLPWKLSDVDATCRGVCP; translated from the coding sequence ATGAGCAATGTGCTTATCATAGGTGCCGGAGGGGTGGGCAATGTCGTTGTACATAAATGCGCCCAGGATCCGGAAACATTTGAAGAAATTACGATTGCAAGCAGAACGAGAAAGAAATGCGATACCATCGCAGCTTCAGTGAAGTCACGAACAGGCGTTGATGTCGCAACGGCACAGGTTGACGCCAACGATGATTCAGAAGTAGCTTTTCTAATTCGCGAAACAGAGGCTGACATCGTCATCAATGTCGCCCTTCCGTATCAGGATCTTTCTATTATGGATGCCTGCCTTGCAACCGGTACAGCCTACCTTGACACTGCAAATTATGAGCCTCCGGAGGAGGCAAAATTTGAATATAGCTGGCAATGGGCCTACCGGGAGCAATTCGAACGGGAAGGAATCACGGCAATACTGGGGTGTGGTTTTGATCCGGGGGTTACCAATGCCTATTGCGCATATGCGCGCGACATGCTCTTTGATCGGATTCATACCATCGACATCGTTGACTGTAATGATGGTGATCACGGACTTCCATTTGCCACAAATTTCAATCCGGAGATCAATATCAGAGAAGTCACCAGTAAAGGAAAATACTGGGAAAAGGGGCAGTGGATTGAGACTGAGCCAATGGAAATTGCCCGTTCAATCGATTTTCCAGAAGTTGGCGTACGCACAGCGTATTTGCTTTATCACGAAGAAGAGGAATCCCTTGTCAATAATATCCCGGGACTTGAAAGGATCCGGTTCTGGATGACATTCAGCGACGAATATCTCACTCATCTGAGGGTCCTCCAGAATGTTGGGATGACCGGCATCGAACCGGTGAGCTTTGAAGGACATGAGATTGTCCCCCTCCGGTTCCTCAAAGCAATCCTTCCAGATCCCGGATCCCTCTCGGAAGGGTACAGCGGAAAAACATCAATTGGATGCATCTTCGAAGGAGAAGCGGATGGCGAGATCCGCCGCAGGATGATCTATAATGTCTGTGAACATGCCAAGGCGCATGCGGAAGTCGGCGCACAGGCGGTCTCCTATACCACCGGTGTTCCCGCAGCAACGGGTGCCGCCCTGTATCTCAACGGAATCTGGGAGCGCCCCGGAGTCTGGAATGTTGAGGAGTTTGACACACGCCCATTCCTGGAGGAGGTGGCAAAGCGCGGACTGCCGTGGAAGCTCAGTGATGTGGATGCAACATGCAGGGGGGTATGCCCGTGA
- a CDS encoding DUF5806 family protein — MPGRPSLSPEDEERINKYRKFQKVDGAAYRRVNQFLRKHTYVTAREWAIARLCADFSTRGGAEMTFIGENLPDLVPFMTDTYSPQAVNQARSSFKKKVRKSGATFFYGALCGFFTADELDDILFEASEVARFLLEVEGTSIDIDDEIDIEDRITEVMRGVAEAASRIRSEDHEPPENKGSDTEEDET; from the coding sequence ATGCCGGGACGCCCCTCCCTCTCTCCCGAGGATGAAGAAAGGATCAACAAATACCGCAAATTTCAGAAAGTCGACGGAGCGGCCTACCGCCGGGTCAACCAGTTCCTGCGAAAACACACCTACGTCACTGCACGGGAGTGGGCAATCGCCAGGCTTTGTGCAGATTTTAGTACACGAGGAGGTGCTGAAATGACCTTCATCGGGGAAAATCTGCCAGATCTTGTCCCTTTCATGACAGATACCTACTCCCCACAGGCTGTCAATCAGGCACGGTCATCCTTTAAGAAAAAAGTGCGCAAGTCAGGAGCCACCTTCTTTTACGGCGCCCTGTGCGGATTTTTTACTGCCGATGAACTGGACGACATCCTCTTTGAGGCGAGCGAGGTGGCCCGTTTCCTCCTGGAAGTCGAGGGTACTTCCATCGATATCGATGATGAGATCGATATCGAGGATCGCATCACCGAGGTGATGCGGGGGGTTGCCGAAGCAGCATCGAGAATCAGAAGCGAAGATCATGAACCGCCTGAAAACAAAGGCTCCGATACAGAAGAGGACGAAACATGA
- the nspC gene encoding carboxynorspermidine decarboxylase — MPVRGRGHNTEPSRLPDFSRVETPCYLLDCEALRRNADIMGMVARESGGKILLALKAFAAWKVFDEIEEQYAGTCCASLNEARLGYETFKGEVHAFSPAFKESEMEEYLKYCSHLSFNSLSQWDRHRDMILSSGSEVSCGLRVNPEHSEVTTEIYNPCKPGSRFGILLKELEGADMTGLEGLHFHSLCESGADALERTLDAFTARFGPWLGDMKWVNFGGGHHITREDYDTDLLIRLVREFREEWGVEVYLEPGEACALNAGWMVSEVIDIVENNGMIAIIDASAVAHMPDILEMPYRPEIIGAGLPGEKKYTYRLGGPTCLSGDDIGEYSFDSPLKPGDHIVFTDMAHYTMVKNTIFNGVPLPSIATWNCSEGELITLRKFGYEDFVNRLN, encoded by the coding sequence ATGCCCGTGAGAGGGCGGGGTCATAACACCGAGCCTTCACGCCTCCCGGACTTCAGCCGGGTTGAAACCCCCTGCTATCTTCTCGATTGTGAAGCCCTGCGAAGAAACGCCGACATTATGGGTATGGTCGCCAGGGAAAGCGGGGGAAAGATCCTTCTTGCCCTGAAAGCCTTCGCCGCATGGAAGGTCTTTGACGAGATTGAAGAACAGTATGCAGGCACCTGCTGTGCATCCCTCAACGAGGCACGTCTCGGATATGAAACCTTCAAAGGAGAAGTGCATGCATTCTCCCCGGCTTTCAAGGAAAGCGAAATGGAGGAGTATCTGAAATACTGCAGCCATTTGTCATTCAATTCGCTTTCACAATGGGATCGCCACCGCGACATGATTCTTTCCTCCGGGAGTGAAGTATCATGCGGACTCAGGGTAAATCCGGAGCATAGCGAGGTAACTACAGAAATATATAATCCCTGTAAACCCGGATCACGATTCGGCATACTGTTGAAAGAACTGGAGGGGGCGGATATGACCGGCCTTGAAGGGCTGCATTTTCACAGTCTCTGCGAAAGCGGTGCGGATGCACTTGAAAGAACTCTCGACGCTTTCACCGCCCGTTTCGGCCCCTGGTTAGGTGATATGAAGTGGGTGAACTTTGGCGGCGGCCACCATATCACCCGCGAAGATTATGACACTGACCTTCTTATCCGCCTCGTCCGTGAATTTAGGGAGGAATGGGGAGTCGAGGTGTATCTCGAACCCGGCGAGGCATGTGCACTGAATGCCGGATGGATGGTATCTGAGGTCATCGATATCGTCGAGAACAATGGCATGATTGCGATCATCGATGCCTCGGCAGTCGCACATATGCCCGATATACTTGAGATGCCCTACAGGCCGGAGATTATCGGAGCCGGCTTGCCGGGAGAAAAAAAGTATACATACCGTCTGGGCGGACCCACATGCCTCTCGGGTGACGACATCGGCGAATACTCATTTGATTCCCCCCTGAAACCGGGAGATCACATCGTCTTTACCGATATGGCTCATTATACGATGGTGAAAAACACCATCTTCAACGGTGTCCCTCTCCCTTCCATCGCGACTTGGAACTGCTCCGAGGGAGAACTCATTACCCTGAGAAAATTCGGGTATGAGGATTTCGTGAACCGCCTGAACTGA
- the xerA gene encoding site-specific tyrosine recombinase/integron integrase: MEGDYFSEWLPRFSHHLKMRNYSPRTIASYERVIRKFGYYLWIRRNKGPEKLVIYWKDLAHARMDTEVDATAIQIDDFLGFMTSIRDYKATTLHRIISSLSSFYRYLYAQGVIEANPLAAVDRPRIKEKEIKYLKHNQVMRLIESIPEDNSRDRLIIRLIYATGVRVSELCSMDIGDIDFEDNTIRVRGKGGKIRVVFVDEDTLEEIDNFSAGRIAGPLFVGQLGHAISPRTVQHIFKKWAPEGITPHKIRHSYASELYKRSKNLRVVQENLGHSSIQTTEIYLHTDVDERREVYRKHFPLGNGK, translated from the coding sequence ATGGAGGGCGATTATTTCTCAGAGTGGCTTCCGCGCTTCTCTCATCACCTGAAAATGAGAAATTATTCGCCCCGTACAATCGCGAGTTATGAGCGGGTTATCAGGAAATTCGGCTATTATCTTTGGATTCGTCGGAACAAGGGTCCGGAGAAACTCGTCATATACTGGAAGGACCTTGCCCATGCAAGGATGGATACGGAAGTGGACGCAACAGCGATTCAGATTGATGATTTCCTGGGATTTATGACTTCTATCAGGGATTACAAGGCCACAACGCTGCATCGGATCATTTCGTCACTCTCTTCATTTTACCGGTATCTCTATGCTCAGGGAGTGATCGAGGCAAACCCCCTTGCTGCGGTGGACCGGCCGAGAATCAAAGAGAAGGAGATCAAATATCTCAAGCATAATCAGGTGATGAGGCTTATTGAATCGATTCCTGAGGATAATTCGCGGGATAGGTTGATAATCAGGCTTATTTATGCCACTGGTGTCCGTGTCTCGGAATTGTGTTCCATGGACATTGGAGATATTGATTTCGAAGATAATACAATCCGTGTACGGGGAAAAGGGGGTAAAATTCGGGTTGTTTTTGTTGATGAGGATACTTTGGAGGAAATCGACAATTTCTCGGCAGGCCGGATTGCCGGTCCGCTTTTTGTCGGACAATTGGGTCATGCGATTTCCCCGCGGACTGTGCAGCATATCTTTAAAAAATGGGCTCCTGAAGGAATTACGCCTCATAAAATCCGTCATTCCTATGCAAGTGAATTATACAAGCGATCGAAAAATCTCCGTGTCGTCCAGGAGAACCTCGGACATTCCTCCATACAGACCACTGAGATTTATCTCCATACTGATGTGGATGAACGTCGTGAAGTATACCGCAAACATTTCCCTCTTGGAAACGGGAAATAG
- the glmM gene encoding phosphoglucosamine mutase gives MIEQKTKRLFGTNGVRGVIGDSMTPHLAMKIGMALASERGPVIALGRDTRTSGPALSSAVSAGVLACGADVVDLGVLPTPALQYIVKNHFDAGAVVTASHNPPEYNGVKIIEGDGTEMDDTGVITLEERIFNEDFDIQTWETVGNYWEAPEMLREYCVAVAEAFPGLHAGNIIVAVDPGSGPACATTPDILSHLGCRVHTINGTMDGTFPGRLPEPSPEGLKALSQLVVDTGAAFGVAHDGDADRAVFIDEKGNFIEENEEFALMQRFICKNNPGGTIVTPVSTSFLAEKIAAETNSKVVYTEVGSIYVARRMLSLAADGVKVTFGGEGNGGIIFPFHQHCRDGGMTAAAMVALLAAENKPLSELVASLPSHYMVKEKIHTKNAATILDHARKIFSKEMLDETDGIRINREDAWALLRPSGTEPFMRLYVEAAEESDARKFADEILSAIDPVLQAP, from the coding sequence ATGATTGAGCAAAAGACGAAACGATTATTCGGAACCAACGGTGTCCGTGGAGTCATCGGTGATTCAATGACCCCTCATCTTGCAATGAAGATTGGAATGGCCCTCGCCTCGGAACGGGGACCGGTCATTGCACTGGGCCGGGATACCCGGACCTCGGGACCGGCCCTCTCCAGTGCCGTAAGTGCCGGGGTTCTCGCCTGTGGTGCTGACGTCGTTGATCTCGGCGTGCTTCCCACCCCGGCACTCCAATACATTGTAAAGAATCATTTTGACGCAGGTGCAGTCGTCACCGCATCCCACAATCCGCCGGAATACAACGGTGTAAAAATCATCGAAGGGGACGGGACGGAGATGGATGATACAGGGGTCATCACACTCGAGGAACGCATCTTCAATGAGGACTTTGACATCCAGACCTGGGAGACCGTCGGCAATTACTGGGAGGCTCCTGAGATGCTGCGTGAGTACTGTGTCGCGGTTGCTGAAGCATTCCCCGGCCTTCATGCCGGGAACATAATTGTTGCCGTCGACCCGGGGTCCGGCCCTGCCTGTGCAACCACACCGGACATACTCTCACATCTTGGCTGCAGAGTTCATACCATCAATGGAACCATGGACGGGACTTTCCCGGGAAGGTTGCCCGAACCCTCTCCGGAGGGCCTCAAAGCGCTCTCTCAGTTGGTGGTAGATACCGGCGCTGCATTTGGTGTCGCACACGACGGTGATGCGGACAGGGCCGTCTTTATTGATGAGAAAGGGAATTTCATTGAGGAAAATGAAGAATTCGCTCTAATGCAGCGGTTTATCTGTAAGAACAATCCCGGCGGAACCATTGTCACTCCCGTAAGCACATCATTCCTTGCAGAAAAAATTGCAGCGGAGACAAACTCAAAGGTTGTGTATACCGAGGTGGGGAGTATTTATGTTGCCCGCAGGATGCTCAGTCTTGCCGCAGACGGAGTCAAAGTCACATTCGGTGGCGAAGGTAACGGCGGCATTATCTTCCCATTCCACCAGCATTGTCGTGATGGAGGTATGACGGCGGCGGCGATGGTGGCACTTCTTGCTGCAGAGAACAAACCCCTCTCAGAACTGGTCGCCTCGCTCCCCTCTCATTATATGGTAAAGGAAAAAATCCATACAAAAAATGCAGCAACGATCCTTGATCATGCACGGAAGATATTTTCGAAAGAAATGCTTGACGAAACCGATGGCATCCGTATCAACAGGGAGGAC